The proteins below come from a single Cervus canadensis isolate Bull #8, Minnesota chromosome 2, ASM1932006v1, whole genome shotgun sequence genomic window:
- the TCHH gene encoding trichohyalin isoform X6 — MSPLLRSIFNITKIFNQYASHDCDGTTLSKKDLKNLLEREFGDILRRPHDPETVDLVLELQDRDRDGLIDFHEFLAIVFKVAAACYYALGQASGLNEKEAKCEGKGNPLQDRRREDQRRFEPQDRQLEERRLKRQELEELAEEEELREKQERLEQRLQRREQEECGEEELQQRPKGREPEELLNREQRLERQEQRERQRLQVEQPQWQRGELRERQEEEQLQRRETQELKRERLEEELQLQRQRRGREERLLELERREQELRRKEQQLRREQEEATQEEISERGESRTSRCQWRLESEADARQCKVYSRPRRQEQQRRRQEQELLERQQEQQAREEVQSLQEDQERQRRKEEQHYDQNWRWQLEEESQRRRYTLYAKPAQREQVSEEGQLRLEEEQLQREKRRQERERQYREVELQREEERQQREEEQLQRQEREKRRQESEKQYLEKVELQREEQLQREEREKRRQEREKQYLEKVELQREEQLQREEREKRRQEREKQYLEKVELQREEQLQREEREKRRQESEKQYLEKVELQREEQFQKEEREKRRQEREKQYLEKVELRKEEQLQREEPLQREEREKRRQERERQYLEKEELQRQEERLQREEREKRLQGRERQYLEKVQLQREEEQLQREKRRQERERQYREEELLREEERLQREEQQLQREECEKRRRQELERQLEKEELQRLDRKRQLLDEDLLQNEGRDNRVYFKHRENKEKSRQLDDSWVRESQFQQDRRPLQEEQEEKREREQERSRQKRDRQFPAEQLLERKQQKETERRDTKFREEEQLLKGEREEKIRYPEEDRKFREEEQQLRRLEQDSKFREEQQLSRQERDRKFQQQLSRQERDRKFREEEQLLQEREEQLRRQERDRKFREEEQQLRRLEQDSKFREEQQLSRQERDRKFREEEQLLQEREEQLRRQERDRKFREEEQQLRRLEREQQLRQERNRKFREEQLLREREEQLLLQEREPQLRQERDRKFHEEEQLLQEREEQLRRQERDRKFREEEQLLQQREELQRRQDREPQLRQERDRKFREEEQLLKEREEQLRRQERDRKFREEEQLLQEREEQLRRQERDRKFREEEQLLREREEQLRRQERDRKFREEEQLLQEREEQLRRQERDRKFREEEQLLREREEQLRRQERDRKFHEEEQLLRQREELQRRQDREPQLRQERDRKFREEEQLLKEREEQLRRQERDRKFREEEDLLREREEQLRRQERDRKFREEEQLLREREEQQLRRQELEGVFSQEEQLRRAEQEEEQRRQRQRDRKFLEEEQSLQRQREEEKRRAQEQDRKFLEQEEQLHREEQEELRRRQQLDQQYRAEEQFAKEEKRRRQEQELRQEEQRRRQERERKFREEEQLRRQQQEEQRRRQERDVQQSRRQVWEEDKGRRQVLEAGKRQFASAPVRSSPLYEYIQEQRSQYRP; from the exons atgtctccacTTCTGAGAAGCATCTTTAATATCACTAAAATTTTCAATCAATATGCCTCACATGATTGTGATGGGACAACACTAAGCAAGAAAGACCTGAAGAATCTGCTTGAGAGGGAATTTGGAGATATCCTTCGG agaCCACACGACCCAGAAACGGTAGACCTGGTCCTGGAACTTCAGGATCGCGACCGTGACGGGCTAATCGATTTCCATGAATTCCTCGCGATCGTTTTCAAAGTGGCTGCAGCTTGTTATTACGCTCTCGGCCAGGCCTCGGGGCTAAATGAGAAGGAAGCCAAGTGTGAGGGAAAAGGAAACCCGTTACAAGATCGCAGGAGGGAAGACCAAAGGAGATTCGAGCCCCAGGACAGACAACTAGAAGAACGCAGGCTGAAGAGGCAGGAACTGGAGGAGCTCGCTGAGGAAGAGGAGCTGAGGGAGAAGCAAGAAAGACTTGAGCAGAGGCTGCAAAGGCGAGAACAAGAAGAGTGTGGTGAGGAAGAGCTGCAGCAAAGGCCCAAGGGTCGGGAGCCGGAGGAGCTTCTGAACCGAGAGCAAAGGCTCGAGAGGCAGGAGCAACGGGAGCGACAGCGCCTTCAGGTGGAACAGCCACAGTGGCAAAGAGGAGAGCTGCGCGAGCGCCAGGAAGAAGAGCAGCTCCAAAGGCGGGAGACTCAGGAGCTCAAGAGGGAGCGTCTGGAGGAAGAGCTGCAGCTGCAAAGGCAGAGGCGCGGGCGCGAGGAGAGGCTCTTGGAGCTGGAGAGGCGGGAGCAGGAGCTGCGGCGCAAGGAGCAGCAGCTAAGGCGCGAGCAGGAGGAGGCGACGCAGGAAGAGATCAGTGAGCGGGGCGAGAGCCGCACCTCGAGGTGTCAGTGGCGGCTAGAAAGTGAGGCCGACGCCCGTCAGTGCAAAGTCTACTCCAGGCCCCGCAGGCAAGAGCAGCAGAGGCGCCGCCAGGAGCAGGAGCTGCTCGAGAGGCAGCAGGAGCAGCAAGCCCGCGAGGAGGTGCAGAGCCTTCAAGAAGACCAGGAAAGGCAACGACGCAAGGAAGAGCAGCACTACGACCAAAACTGGAGGTGGCAACTAGAGGAGGAAAGCCAGAGACGCCGCTACACACTGTACGCCAAGCCAGCTCAACGGGAGCAGGTGAGCGAGGAAGGGCAGCTGCGGCTTGAAGAGGAGCAGCTGCAGCGGGAGAAGAGGCGCCAGGAGCGAGAAAGGCAGTATCGGGAAGTGGAGCTGCAGCGGGAGGAAGAGCGACAACAGCGCGAGGAGGAGCAGCTGCAGAGACAGGAACGCGAGAAGAGGCGCCAGGAGAGCGAGAAGCAATATCTAGAGAAGGTGGAGCTGCAGAGAGAAGAGCAGCTTCAGAGAGAGGAACGGGAGAAGAGGCGCCAGGAGCGCGAGAAGCAATATCTAGAGAAAGTGGAGCTGCAGAGAGAGGAGCAGCTTCAGAGAGAGGAACGGGAAAAGAGGCGCCAGGAGCGCGAGAAACAATATCTAGAGAAAGTGGAGCTGCAGAGAGAGGAGCAGCTTCAGAGAGAGGAACGGGAGAAGAGGCGCCAGGAGAGCGAGAAGCAATATCTAGAGAAAGTGGAGCTGCAGAGAGAGGAGCAGTTTCAGAAAGAGGAACGCGAGAAGAGGCGCCAGGAGCGCGAGAAGCAATATCTAGAGAAAGTGGAGCTGCGGAAGGAGGAGCAGCTGCAGAGAGAGGAGCCGCTGCAGAGGGAGGAACGCGAGAAGAGGCGCCAGGAGCGCGAGAGGCAGTATCTCGAGAAGGAGGAGCTGCAGCGGCAGGAAGAGCGACTGCAGAGAGAGGAACGCGAGAAGAGGCTTCAGGGGCGCGAGCGACAGTATCTAGAGAAGGTGCAGCTGCAGAGGGAAGAGGAGCAgctgcagagagagaagaggCGCCAAGAGAGGGAAAGACAATACCGGGAAGAGGAGCTGCTGCGGGAGGAGGAGCGACTGCAGAgagaggagcagcagctgcagagaGAGGAATGTGAGAAGAGGAGGCGCCAGGAGCTCGAGAGACAGCTAGAGAAGGAGGAGCTGCAGCGCCTGGACAGGAAGAGGCAATTGCTGGATGAGGATCTGCTCCAAAATGAAGGTCGTGATAACAGGGTTTACTTCAAACACCgagagaacaaagaaaagagCCGGCAACTGGATGATTCCTGGGTGCGGGAGAGTCAATTCCAGCAGGATCGGCGGCCCCTGCAGGAagaacaagaagagaaaagagaacgcGAGCAAGAGAGGAGCCGGCAAAAGCGTGACAGGCAATTCCCAGCTGAACAACTGCTGGAGCGAAAGCAGCAAAAGGAAACCGAAAGGCGAGATACGAAATTCCGAGAGGAAGAGCAGCTGCtgaaaggggaaagagaggagaaaatacGCTATCCGGAAGAAGACAGAAAGTTCCGCGAAGAGGAACAGCAGCTGCGCCGCCTGGAACAAGATAGTAAATTCCGCGAAGAACAAcaactgagccgccaggaaagagacagaaaattcc AACAAcaactgagccgccaggaaagagacagaaaattccGTGAGGAAGAGCAGCTCCTGCAAGAAAGGGAAGAACAGCTGCGCCGCCAGGAACGCGACAGAAAGTTCCGCGAAGAGGAACAGCAGCTGCGCCGCCTGGAACAAGATAGTAAATTCCGCGAAGAACAAcaactgagccgccaggaaagagacagaaaattccGTGAGGAAGAGCAGCTCCTGCAAGAAAGGGAAGAACAGCTGCGCCGCCAGGAACGCGACAGAAAGTTCCGCGAAGAGGAACAGCAGCTGCGCCGCCTGGAACGCGAGCAACAGCTACGCCAGGAACGAAATAGAAAATTCCGCGAAGAACAGCTCCTGCGAGAAAGGGAAGAACAGCTGCTCCTCCAGGAGCGGGAGCCGCAGCTTCGCCAGGAGCGCGACAGAAAGTTCCACGAGGAGGAACAGCTCCTGCAGGAAAGGGAAGAACAGCTGCGCCGCCAGGAACGCGACAGAAAGTTCCGTGAGGAGGAACAGCTCCTGCAGCAAAGAGAAGAACTGCAGCGCCGCCAGGACCGCGAGCCACAGCTTCGCCAGGAACGCGACAGAAAGTTCCGTGAGGAGGAACAGCTtctgaaagaaagggaagaacagcTGCGCCGCCAGGAGCGCGACAGAAAGTTCCGTGAGGAGGAACAGCTCCTGCAGGAAAGGGAAGAACAGCTGCGCCGCCAGGAACGCGACAGAAAGTTCCGTGAGGAGGAACAGCTtctgagagaaagggaagaacagCTGCGCCGCCAGGAACGCGACAGAAAGTTCCGTGAGGAGGAACAGCTCCTGCAGGAAAGGGAAGAACAGCTGCGCCGCCAGGAACGCGACAGAAAGTTCCGTGAGGAGGAACAGCTcctgagagaaagggaagaacagCTGCGCCGCCAGGAACGCGACAGAAAGTTCCATGAGGAGGAACAGCTCCTGCGGCAAAGAGAAGAACTGCAGCGCCGCCAGGACCGCGAGCCACAGCTTCGCCAGGAACGCGACAGAAAGTTCCGTGAGGAGGAACAGCTtctgaaagaaagggaagaacagcTGCGCCGCCAGGAGCGCGACAGGAAGTTCCGTGAGGAAGAAGACCTCCTGCGAGAAAGGGAGGAACAGCTGCGCCGCCAGGAGCGCGACAGAAAGTTCCGAGAAGAGGAACAGCTCCTCCGGGAAAGGGAAGAACAGCAGCTGCGCCGTCAGGAACTCGAGGGGGTCTTCTCCCAGGAGGAACAACTGAGGCGCGCCGAGCAAGAGGAAGAACAGAGACgtcagaggcagagagacaggaagTTCCTTGAGGAAGAGCAGAGCCTCCAGCGCCAGCGAGAGGAAGAAAAGCGCCGCGCCCAGGAGCAGGACAGGAAGTTCCTCGAGCAAGAAGAGCAGCTGCACCGCGAGGAGCAGGAAGAGCTGAGGCGCCGGCAGCAGCTAGACCAGCAGTACCGGGCAGAGGAGCAGTTTGCTAAGGAGGAGAAGAGGCGTCGTCAGGAACAAGAATTGAGGCAAGAAGAGCAGAGACGCCGCCAGGAGCGGGAGAGGAAATTCCGGGAAGAAGAACAGCTCCGCCGCCAGCAGCAGGAGGAGCAGAGGCGTCGCCAAGAGCGCGACGTGCAGCAGAGCCGCCGCCAAGTGTGGGAGGAAGACAAGGGCCGCCGGCAGGTCCTGGAGGCTGGCAAGCGGCAGTTTGCCAGTGCCCCGGTGCGCTCCAGCCCGCTCTACGAATACATCCAAGAGCAGAGATCTCAGTACCGCCCTTAA
- the TCHH gene encoding trichohyalin isoform X1: MSPLLRSIFNITKIFNQYASHDCDGTTLSKKDLKNLLEREFGDILRRPHDPETVDLVLELQDRDRDGLIDFHEFLAIVFKVAAACYYALGQASGLNEKEAKCEGKGNPLQDRRREDQRRFEPQDRQLEERRLKRQELEELAEEEELREKQERLEQRLQRREQEECGEEELQQRPKGREPEELLNREQRLERQEQRERQRLQVEQPQWQRGELRERQEEEQLQRRETQELKRERLEEELQLQRQRRGREERLLELERREQELRRKEQQLRREQEEATQEEISERGESRTSRCQWRLESEADARQCKVYSRPRRQEQQRRRQEQELLERQQEQQAREEVQSLQEDQERQRRKEEQHYDQNWRWQLEEESQRRRYTLYAKPAQREQVSEEGQLRLEEEQLQREKRRQERERQYREVELQREEERQQREEEQLQRQEREKRRQESEKQYLEKVELQREEQLQREEREKRRQEREKQYLEKVELQREEQLQREEREKRRQEREKQYLEKVELQREEQLQREEREKRRQESEKQYLEKVELQREEQFQKEEREKRRQEREKQYLEKVELRKEEQLQREEPLQREEREKRRQERERQYLEKEELQRQEERLQREEREKRLQGRERQYLEKVQLQREEEQLQREKRRQERERQYREEELLREEERLQREEQQLQREECEKRRRQELERQLEKEELQRLDRKRQLLDEDLLQNEGRDNRVYFKHRENKEKSRQLDDSWVRESQFQQDRRPLQEEQEEKREREQERSRQKRDRQFPAEQLLERKQQKETERRDTKFREEEQLLKGEREEKIRYPEEDRKFREEEQQLRRLEQDSKFREEQQLSRQERDRKFREEEQLLQEREEQLRRQERDRKFREEEQQLRRLEQDSKFREEQQLSRQERDRKFREEEQLLQEREEQLRRQERDRKFREEEQQLRRLEREQQLRQERNRKFREEQLLREREEQLLLQEREPQLRQERDRKFHEEEQLLQEREEQLRRQERDRKFREEEQLLQQREELQRRQDREPQLRQERDRKFREEEQLLKEREEQLRRQERDRKFREEEQLLQEREEQLRRQERDRKFREEEQLLREREEQLRRQERDRKFREEEQLLQEREEQLRRQERDRKFREEEQLLREREEQLRRQERDRKFHEEEQLLRQREELQRRQDREPQLRQERDRKFREEEQLLKEREEQLRRQERDRKFREEEDLLREREEQLRRQERDRKFREEEQLLREREEQQLRRQELEGVFSQEEQLRRAEQEEEQRRQRQRDRKFLEEEQSLQRQREEEKRRAQEQDRKFLEQEEQLHREEQEELRRRQQLDQQYRAEEQFAKEEKRRRQEQELRQEEQRRRQERERKFREEEQLRRQQQEEQRRRQERDVQQSRRQVWEEDKGRRQVLEAGKRQFASAPVRSSPLYEYIQEQRSQYRP; encoded by the exons atgtctccacTTCTGAGAAGCATCTTTAATATCACTAAAATTTTCAATCAATATGCCTCACATGATTGTGATGGGACAACACTAAGCAAGAAAGACCTGAAGAATCTGCTTGAGAGGGAATTTGGAGATATCCTTCGG agaCCACACGACCCAGAAACGGTAGACCTGGTCCTGGAACTTCAGGATCGCGACCGTGACGGGCTAATCGATTTCCATGAATTCCTCGCGATCGTTTTCAAAGTGGCTGCAGCTTGTTATTACGCTCTCGGCCAGGCCTCGGGGCTAAATGAGAAGGAAGCCAAGTGTGAGGGAAAAGGAAACCCGTTACAAGATCGCAGGAGGGAAGACCAAAGGAGATTCGAGCCCCAGGACAGACAACTAGAAGAACGCAGGCTGAAGAGGCAGGAACTGGAGGAGCTCGCTGAGGAAGAGGAGCTGAGGGAGAAGCAAGAAAGACTTGAGCAGAGGCTGCAAAGGCGAGAACAAGAAGAGTGTGGTGAGGAAGAGCTGCAGCAAAGGCCCAAGGGTCGGGAGCCGGAGGAGCTTCTGAACCGAGAGCAAAGGCTCGAGAGGCAGGAGCAACGGGAGCGACAGCGCCTTCAGGTGGAACAGCCACAGTGGCAAAGAGGAGAGCTGCGCGAGCGCCAGGAAGAAGAGCAGCTCCAAAGGCGGGAGACTCAGGAGCTCAAGAGGGAGCGTCTGGAGGAAGAGCTGCAGCTGCAAAGGCAGAGGCGCGGGCGCGAGGAGAGGCTCTTGGAGCTGGAGAGGCGGGAGCAGGAGCTGCGGCGCAAGGAGCAGCAGCTAAGGCGCGAGCAGGAGGAGGCGACGCAGGAAGAGATCAGTGAGCGGGGCGAGAGCCGCACCTCGAGGTGTCAGTGGCGGCTAGAAAGTGAGGCCGACGCCCGTCAGTGCAAAGTCTACTCCAGGCCCCGCAGGCAAGAGCAGCAGAGGCGCCGCCAGGAGCAGGAGCTGCTCGAGAGGCAGCAGGAGCAGCAAGCCCGCGAGGAGGTGCAGAGCCTTCAAGAAGACCAGGAAAGGCAACGACGCAAGGAAGAGCAGCACTACGACCAAAACTGGAGGTGGCAACTAGAGGAGGAAAGCCAGAGACGCCGCTACACACTGTACGCCAAGCCAGCTCAACGGGAGCAGGTGAGCGAGGAAGGGCAGCTGCGGCTTGAAGAGGAGCAGCTGCAGCGGGAGAAGAGGCGCCAGGAGCGAGAAAGGCAGTATCGGGAAGTGGAGCTGCAGCGGGAGGAAGAGCGACAACAGCGCGAGGAGGAGCAGCTGCAGAGACAGGAACGCGAGAAGAGGCGCCAGGAGAGCGAGAAGCAATATCTAGAGAAGGTGGAGCTGCAGAGAGAAGAGCAGCTTCAGAGAGAGGAACGGGAGAAGAGGCGCCAGGAGCGCGAGAAGCAATATCTAGAGAAAGTGGAGCTGCAGAGAGAGGAGCAGCTTCAGAGAGAGGAACGGGAAAAGAGGCGCCAGGAGCGCGAGAAACAATATCTAGAGAAAGTGGAGCTGCAGAGAGAGGAGCAGCTTCAGAGAGAGGAACGGGAGAAGAGGCGCCAGGAGAGCGAGAAGCAATATCTAGAGAAAGTGGAGCTGCAGAGAGAGGAGCAGTTTCAGAAAGAGGAACGCGAGAAGAGGCGCCAGGAGCGCGAGAAGCAATATCTAGAGAAAGTGGAGCTGCGGAAGGAGGAGCAGCTGCAGAGAGAGGAGCCGCTGCAGAGGGAGGAACGCGAGAAGAGGCGCCAGGAGCGCGAGAGGCAGTATCTCGAGAAGGAGGAGCTGCAGCGGCAGGAAGAGCGACTGCAGAGAGAGGAACGCGAGAAGAGGCTTCAGGGGCGCGAGCGACAGTATCTAGAGAAGGTGCAGCTGCAGAGGGAAGAGGAGCAgctgcagagagagaagaggCGCCAAGAGAGGGAAAGACAATACCGGGAAGAGGAGCTGCTGCGGGAGGAGGAGCGACTGCAGAgagaggagcagcagctgcagagaGAGGAATGTGAGAAGAGGAGGCGCCAGGAGCTCGAGAGACAGCTAGAGAAGGAGGAGCTGCAGCGCCTGGACAGGAAGAGGCAATTGCTGGATGAGGATCTGCTCCAAAATGAAGGTCGTGATAACAGGGTTTACTTCAAACACCgagagaacaaagaaaagagCCGGCAACTGGATGATTCCTGGGTGCGGGAGAGTCAATTCCAGCAGGATCGGCGGCCCCTGCAGGAagaacaagaagagaaaagagaacgcGAGCAAGAGAGGAGCCGGCAAAAGCGTGACAGGCAATTCCCAGCTGAACAACTGCTGGAGCGAAAGCAGCAAAAGGAAACCGAAAGGCGAGATACGAAATTCCGAGAGGAAGAGCAGCTGCtgaaaggggaaagagaggagaaaatacGCTATCCGGAAGAAGACAGAAAGTTCCGCGAAGAGGAACAGCAGCTGCGCCGCCTGGAACAAG ATAGTAAATTCCGCGAAGAACAAcaactgagccgccaggaaagagacagaaaattccGTGAGGAAGAGCAGCTCCTGCAAGAAAGGGAAGAACAGCTGCGCCGCCAGGAACGCGACAGAAAGTTCCGCGAAGAGGAACAGCAGCTGCGCCGCCTGGAACAAGATAGTAAATTCCGCGAAGAACAAcaactgagccgccaggaaagagacagaaaattccGTGAGGAAGAGCAGCTCCTGCAAGAAAGGGAAGAACAGCTGCGCCGCCAGGAACGCGACAGAAAGTTCCGCGAAGAGGAACAGCAGCTGCGCCGCCTGGAACGCGAGCAACAGCTACGCCAGGAACGAAATAGAAAATTCCGCGAAGAACAGCTCCTGCGAGAAAGGGAAGAACAGCTGCTCCTCCAGGAGCGGGAGCCGCAGCTTCGCCAGGAGCGCGACAGAAAGTTCCACGAGGAGGAACAGCTCCTGCAGGAAAGGGAAGAACAGCTGCGCCGCCAGGAACGCGACAGAAAGTTCCGTGAGGAGGAACAGCTCCTGCAGCAAAGAGAAGAACTGCAGCGCCGCCAGGACCGCGAGCCACAGCTTCGCCAGGAACGCGACAGAAAGTTCCGTGAGGAGGAACAGCTtctgaaagaaagggaagaacagcTGCGCCGCCAGGAGCGCGACAGAAAGTTCCGTGAGGAGGAACAGCTCCTGCAGGAAAGGGAAGAACAGCTGCGCCGCCAGGAACGCGACAGAAAGTTCCGTGAGGAGGAACAGCTtctgagagaaagggaagaacagCTGCGCCGCCAGGAACGCGACAGAAAGTTCCGTGAGGAGGAACAGCTCCTGCAGGAAAGGGAAGAACAGCTGCGCCGCCAGGAACGCGACAGAAAGTTCCGTGAGGAGGAACAGCTcctgagagaaagggaagaacagCTGCGCCGCCAGGAACGCGACAGAAAGTTCCATGAGGAGGAACAGCTCCTGCGGCAAAGAGAAGAACTGCAGCGCCGCCAGGACCGCGAGCCACAGCTTCGCCAGGAACGCGACAGAAAGTTCCGTGAGGAGGAACAGCTtctgaaagaaagggaagaacagcTGCGCCGCCAGGAGCGCGACAGGAAGTTCCGTGAGGAAGAAGACCTCCTGCGAGAAAGGGAGGAACAGCTGCGCCGCCAGGAGCGCGACAGAAAGTTCCGAGAAGAGGAACAGCTCCTCCGGGAAAGGGAAGAACAGCAGCTGCGCCGTCAGGAACTCGAGGGGGTCTTCTCCCAGGAGGAACAACTGAGGCGCGCCGAGCAAGAGGAAGAACAGAGACgtcagaggcagagagacaggaagTTCCTTGAGGAAGAGCAGAGCCTCCAGCGCCAGCGAGAGGAAGAAAAGCGCCGCGCCCAGGAGCAGGACAGGAAGTTCCTCGAGCAAGAAGAGCAGCTGCACCGCGAGGAGCAGGAAGAGCTGAGGCGCCGGCAGCAGCTAGACCAGCAGTACCGGGCAGAGGAGCAGTTTGCTAAGGAGGAGAAGAGGCGTCGTCAGGAACAAGAATTGAGGCAAGAAGAGCAGAGACGCCGCCAGGAGCGGGAGAGGAAATTCCGGGAAGAAGAACAGCTCCGCCGCCAGCAGCAGGAGGAGCAGAGGCGTCGCCAAGAGCGCGACGTGCAGCAGAGCCGCCGCCAAGTGTGGGAGGAAGACAAGGGCCGCCGGCAGGTCCTGGAGGCTGGCAAGCGGCAGTTTGCCAGTGCCCCGGTGCGCTCCAGCCCGCTCTACGAATACATCCAAGAGCAGAGATCTCAGTACCGCCCTTAA